Below is a window of Brassica oleracea var. oleracea cultivar TO1000 unplaced genomic scaffold, BOL UnpScaffold01242, whole genome shotgun sequence DNA.
TACGTATGAGCAGCTTCTCAAAGCAATAGAGGAGTTTAATGACGCTAATCTGATAACACGTGGCCATTCCGGGTTATAAAAAGTATTGATGTTAAGGAAAGTAAAAACGAAGGGTATATATCAGAGCTTGAGTTGTTTAGTAAAGCTGGACACAAGAGGCTGGTTCCGTTTCTTGGACACTGCTTGGAGAATGAGAACCAGAAGGTCTTGGTGTAGAAGTATATGAGGAACGGAGACTTGGCTAGCTCTTTGTTTAGGAAGTCAGACAATGAAGGTGATGGATTAAAGTCTTGGGATTGGATAACGAGGTTGAAAATTGCTCTTGTTGCGGCTGAGGCCCTGAGGGACTAGCTTATTTGCATCATGAGTGTTCACCACCTCTCTAGTTCATAGATACTATCTCCTTCTCAACTGGTTCGGTTGAAAGCCTTGAAATAAAGAATCCTTTTTAGTATTGTTTGAATGTAACATTGGGTACATTTAGAGTAAACAATAGAGTAACAAGTAGAGTAACAATAGTAAGCACATAGGGAAAGGTTTTCTGGTTTAAATTTGCTCACTTTCTTATTGGATCTGTTCTGATATCGTACGAGTGGACTAGAATGACCGTTGAGTTTTTAATTTGCACGTGGGAAAGCTTCAGTAagttggacaaaaaaaaataaaaaggataaaTAAGAGGTTCTACCGAGAATTGAACTCGGGTTACTGGATTCAGAGTCCAATGTCCTAACCGCTAGACCATAGAACCAATTTGTTATTATCGTCGACTTGACTTTGTTTTATACGTCCCTATATGAACATGATTATTAGACCATTTAGACTATCTACAATActtattgaataaaaaattttgatagTTGAAAGAGTACAATAGTCTATTGAAAAACAAGTTGAATCCTAGTGTATTAAACATGGTTGAATCCATAAAGTGGAGCTCTCAATGACCACTTGTCATTAAATTATTGATCATAAAGAtttctgatttgtttttttcatctcaattatttgagataaattatctcggaatttttttttatttactaaaatttaattttacatcaaaatttatcatttttcaaactctataaatagaaacttgtttcatttgatttggacacataaaattcatttatttatattataaattttttttattagactCCATAAAACTCTTACCTTTgtatttcacttttttttctaGTGAAATGAATCCAAACTATTGactattgttatttaattttaatcaataattctaattcttaaatattccaatttaattttaatcaataaatttcaatatgtaataaaaagtatatatataagaaagcaaaattatgaaagaaaaaaaaattgagaaatgtgttgaaattttttcaacAAACCATTGTAGAATAGAAAAACTGAGTGTGTGTTGAATTAATTggtagaagagagagagaagatgatgtggaaAAGAGAGGAGATGATGTGGACGGTGTTGAAAGTGAAAATCATTGTTCATAAAATGAACTAGTTGAATGAAATTTTCAATAGTTGAATCCTTTTAATAGGGATGTtgaaaacctgaaaaaaaattatgtggatTAATTCAAGTTGAATGTTTTCAACTAGTTGAAAGCTATAAATGGGATCCACATTGGTACAATGTCATGTGTTCATTAGTGACTAATAGTGCTTTTTTAAATACCCTTACTTtttaatatcaattattttataacaaaataattaatttatgtaaaaaaCTTTATGAATAATcaaattcatcattttttgtatttataaatagagatttGCATCATTTGATTtggacatataatttttattacaatttttaactattttttagaaatatttgtttatatttttatacttgtttagaatatttaactttacttattaaatattattttctatttttaaaaattcaaaaaagtaataaatattttggtgAAATAAAATAGATGGatataatgttgattttaggaaaaaaaactaaaaagttattgtaaatataaaaactaaatatatattgagttaTTTGGTGGAAAAAAAATGAGCTGTAAGGAAAAAATGATGTGGAAgaacaaaatgtaaaaaagaGTGTTGAATAAAAAGAACTCATGTACATAATTTCATTGTTATTGATTTTCTCAGGCCGTCACAACTCTTTATATTACCAATCCATAATGCAGCAGATTTCAAatgattttctctttttttttttctcgtattAATCAAGTGTGAGAAATATGTCatttaaatcatcaactttAATATTTGGTTGAAATAAATCATTAACTTttcgtaaacaaaaaaatcacttaaCTTTTGTTGATAAACcattttaatcataaattttcattgatcaaaccatttttgttttatagacTGTCCCAGCGCGCCGACGTCGAAACAAACACCAACCCTAGTCGCCGCGGTCTAAACCTCAAACTGTGAGATCTGAGACTACATATTCCCCCACGGCAATGGAGAGAAAGCTTGAGCTGGAGAGCACCGAACATCAAAGGAACCGCCAATGTTCATTTTAAATGTAGTATTAATCATTTGTGGTATAAAAaataggggtttttgccaaaactaatccacaacttgattttaatcccaaacctatacccaaacttgaatcaaatgcaaaactaacctaaaagcctagtgaaattacagctcaaccccttgtgaccaaacaaaaaaatagaagccatttttacgaatatagccccagtaaatcgtctgagtcgtctgagatgttggaagtcgtctggacgactgaagtttaagtcgtctggtaccagtttattttaaaaataatttataaatcttgtaaaaaaatattttgatgcgtgaaaaataaaaatcaagtaattataaacagttttaagtgatataaattaagatatgataaaattgatttgttttgaagatagatgagtggaagtagtgaatcatgaaatactttggtttaggagtttgNNNNNNNNNNNNNNNNNNNNNNNNNNNNNNNNNNNNNNNNNNNNNNNNNNNNNNNNNNNNNNNNNNNNNNNNNNNNNNNNNNNNNNNNNNNNNNNNNNNNNNNNNNNNNNNNNNNNNNNNNNNNNNNNNNNNNNNNNNNNNNNNNNNNNNNNNNNNNNNNNNNNNNNNNNNNNNNNNNNNNNNNNNNNNNNNNNNNNNNNNNNNNNNNNNNNNNNNNNNNNNNNNNNNNNNNNNNNNNNNNNNNNNNNNNNNNNNNNNNNNNNNNNNNNNNNNNNNNNNNNNNNNNNNNNNNNNNNNNNNNNNNNNNNNNNNNNNNNNNNNNNNNNNNNNNNNNNNNNNNNNNNNNNNNNNNNNNNNNNNNNNNNNNNNNNNNNNNNNNNNNNNNNNNNNNNNNNNNNNNNNNNNNNNNNNNNNNNNNNNNNNNNNNNNNNNNNNNNNNNNNNNNNNNNNNNNNNNNNNNNNNNNNNNNNNNNNNNNNNNNNNNNNNNNNNNNNNNNNNNNNNNNNNNNNNNNNNNNNNNNNNNNNNNNNNNNNNNNNNNNNNNNNNNNNNNNNNNNNNNNNNNNNNNNNNNNNNNNNNNNNNNNNNNNNNNNNNNNNNNNNNNNNNNNNNNNNNNNNNNNNNNNNNNNNNNNNNNNNNNNNNNNNNNNNNNNNNNNNNNNNNNNNNNNNNNNNNNNNNNNNNNNNNNNNNNNNNNNNNNNNNNNNNNNNNNNNNNNNNNNNNNNNNNNNNNNNNNNNNNNNNNNNNNNNNNNNNNNNNNNNNNNNNNNNNNNNNNNNNNNNNNNNNNNNNNNNNNNNNNNNNNNNNNNNNNNNNNNNNNNNNNNNNNNNNNNNNNNNNNNNNNNNNNNNNNNNNNNNNNNNNNNNNNNNNNNNNNNNNNNNNNNNNNNNNNNNNNNNNNNNNNNNNNNNNNNNNNNNNNNNNNNNNNNNNNNNNNNNNNNNNNNNNNNNNNNNNNNNNNNNNNNNNNNNNNNNNNNNNNNNNNNNNNNNNNNNNNNNNNNNNNNNNNNNNNNNNNNNNNNNNNNNNNNNNNNNNNNNNNNNNNNNNNNNNNNNNNNNNNNNNNNNNNNNNNNNNNNNNNNNNNNNNNNNNNNNNNNNNNNNNNNNNNNNNNNNNNNNNNNNNNNNNNNNNNNNNNNNNNNNNNNNNNNNNNNNNNNNNNNNNNNNNNNNNNNNNNNNNNNNNNNNNNNNNNNNNNNNNNNNNNNNNNNNNNNNNNNNNNNNNNNNNNNNNNNNNNNNNNNNNNNNNNNNNNNNNNNNNNNNNNNNNNNNNNNNNNNNNNNNNNNNNNNNNNNNNNNNNNNNNNNNNNNNNNNNNNNNNNNNNNNNNNNNNNNNNNNNNNNNNNNNNNNNNNNNNNNNNNNNNNNNNNNNNNNNNNNNNNNNNNNNNNNNNNNNNNNNNNNNNNNNNNNNNNNNNNNNNNNNNNNNNNNNNNNNNNNNNNNNNNNNNNNNNNNNNNNNNNNNNNNNNNNNNNNNNNNNNNNNNNNNNNNNNNNNNNNNNNNNNNNNNNNNNNNNNNNNNNNNNNNNNNNNNNNNNNNNNNNNNNNNNNNNNNNNNNNNNNNNNNNNNNNNNNNNNNNNNNNNNNNNNNNNNNNNNNNNNNNNNNNNNNNNNNNNNNNNNNNNNNNNNNNNNNNNNNNNNNNNNNNNNNNNNNNNNNNNNNNNNNNNNNNNNNNNNNNNNNNNNNNNNNNNNNNNNNNNNNNNNNNNNNNNNNNNNNNNNNNNNNNNNNNNNNNNNNNNNNNNNNNNNNNNNNNNNNNNNNNNNNNNNNNNNNNNNNNNNNNNNNNNNNNNNNNNNNNNNNNNNNNNNNNNNNNNNNNNNNNNNNNNNNNNNNNNNNNNNNNNNNNNNNNNNNNNgactgaaatgtaagtcgtccaggatttacgaggtttgaccagaatctcagaaAAAAATCCTGGACGATTACTTAGTAAGTCGTCTCGTGGACGACTGAAGTATAAGTCGTctgtgtataattaaattttgaagtttttttttcaattgcaaaactaacctatgacgacttaactgtaagtcgtctacttttaaaaaaatattattattttaattttcgccagacgactgaaatgtaagtcgtctggggaagtcaaacttctgtaattatccagtcaaatgcaaaactaacctatgacgactgaaatgtaagtcgtctaggttctttggaaatttttttgaaaccaaacaaaaacagacgacttaactttcagtcgtctcaggttacagatttcaaagtcaattgtaaaaataacctctgcgttgaccagacgacttccaggtaagttgtctactgacgaacagatctggaaaaaaactcgatgtcatacctcaaattggtgagataagttccttagcatacataaagcttctccaagcacacagaatcacaaacgaaagtaacccacccagaatcgttagcttctatgactctatgaaccataaaaaatttagaatcaaaatcttgggtttttttagctcattgtggagagaaagtgagagatatgttgtgtttaattcacaagaatggaaaaagaagaagggtaaatcgattttgagagcattaagagcttcaaattggttgttcatggtggttgtggtattgatgacaatggcaatcttgtaattacttgaagatgacgagggtgagagagtaaaaatgtcattttcgaaaaaaaaagaaaaaaaaagaaaaaaaaaaattgatggcattttcgtaaattatatgaacttgtggggtgaatagggcaaaaccaatttaaaaaaaaaaggctagTTTTGTGTTTggctttaagttataggtcaattctgcaaaaagccctaaaaaatattatttatcgtagaaatatagatatataattttttttgaaatacatataaatatataatcattaaatattttttactattaaatataataatgaaaaaCTTTGAAACAAATTTTCGATTACTTTCATATAGTTTTTGACTACCTAATTTGGGGTTAGTCCTGCCAACGGAAACGGTGTTACGCTTAACGCAGTTTTCAAAGTTTTCAAACAAGACTATGATTATGATGAAAGACAGGGAGTCTCCAGGCAAAGCCGTCAGCACGTGCGTTGTCGTAAACCAGCACATGTGAGCGTTGGGATTCTGTAAAAGAGAAAAACTGATCTCTCATTCACATTTTGTCTGAATTAACCGACTAATTAAAATGAGTGTTGcccaaaaaaactaattaattaaccgacaaaaaactaattaaatattgagataatttttaatatttttgtgtaatactccatccgtttcaaaaaGATAGACTTTCTAgcattttcacacatattaaaaaaacacattagatcactataataaatgtatcgttttctgcaattttcaatatattttaaccaatagtaattcaataaaatcgattaatttttttgaaatttacaattttttcatagaaaacataaaatatatatctttgtgaaataaattttttttctaaaacatctatttttttgaaacggatggagCAATAAGCCAGAAACTtgccaaacataaaataaaataggtgattttgaaagaaaaataaaataaaataggtgATTTTGAATTCAACTTTGTGAATTTACTTTTAGCATTTTGGATTTAAGATTCAGGCCGAAAAGGCTTCCTATTATTCTAATTAGGGGCAttgcctccgcgcaagcgcgaaGTTGTGGACAAAATTCTTGTTtaatctcaatatttgttagggttattgtagttgtgaattttgcgttttgagttgtttttcaagtttttttattgttataaggttagagttgtgatgatgaactgtgtatgcattgttctccacttatgaaggactaaattgtgttagtaatgtgattgatattgttcgtgttgttgtttgctgtgtcactgaaacttattgtttgtttgtcttttcaatttgtttcttgtactgttgagagtacataaattatattaaagttgttgaaagtaccttttgtttctggatattttttctacAGTTTATTTGTGTAAgttgtgtattaagtaataatttttattatccttattatgtttgttatatgttttttcatttttaaacttgttgcttttaccggacctctaaaacaaatacatgaagacttgtagaaataactatataaTGAGTGACATCTCTTAGTATTTGggctttaatgagttttaaacgaatttatgtatttctcataagaagacaatagcattggcctgttgacattgggcatgtaagctaattcttttttttaacttgttgctcttaccggacctttaaaacaaatacatgaagacttgtagaaataactatataaTGAGTGACATCTCTTAGTATTTGggctttaatgagttttaaacgaatttatgtatttctcataagaagacaatagcattggcctgttgacattgggcatgtaagctaattttataagacaagaggagtgagcagatGGAGCTATTGTTGCCGCATTTGTGTTtgtcgggattgtctcttgtatctcctattgttgttgtgtttgtttatcttttatttgatgggtaatatgtaaacaaaaatcattgttagttgtatttatcagagttcataaTTTACTttgctttttttgtttaggtaatttcactgatcttagTTGtcgttgtcgtcttcgtcttcttcgttgtgaaagtaagtttgtaaattgttaaatagctggccgtgtagtttgtatttgttttgctGACTCTatgtatgtgtcgttgcgaaagtaagtttgtaaattgttaaatagctggctgtgtagtttgtatttgtttagctgactcgatgtatgtgtcgttgagttttagttgaggtgattggtttggtatatttgttttgaagtttatttctaagattagacgaaaaaagagaggggatcattaatgattcgtcttttttggaattctagtttttggtgttttgattgtttgggttgttgtggtttcttttaagctgtaaaatgaaggtttgtgtaaaattagtttgataagtaagagcgataaatagacgaccatagaattgggtaggaaatatttttgattattgatgttagcacaatatagataataatataaaggaaATTGTGTGTTTATTGTTTCTTAATGAAGAGACAGATAAcaactcgagttgtttctttgctaaGGTCAGAGCTTTGAACAGAACGGATTtgtccaaccacatctgcgagtttaaatatctgttatgacaacaaaacatattataaactcagatgcaatatgataatatgtctgggagttctaggtttgtgttcacaatcacttggaaattgtcaaacagtctaattatgattggagattgatctcaagagcacccgtgatgacttcatcaagaatagttggtgagatgaaacgaatgaggaatggatgatcaattatcttgtacatgcttaagcacctaacaacctcaaaacgatcgactttcacaatggaaccggctttcaaagatgacatgtaatgattagcacgtccggcgggaataaacccatgaatcatgGAAtctgtaataatattatttaacaaagaattaggaaatcaattaaaaataattatattaaataagtgtgatataTCAatgattaacttaccttttcatcaaggaggagaaccgtgattcccataaactcactatctttcttgaagttcagagAATCCCATAACCGAGAAggttagaggctatgctctgactactacgaccaacacggaaagactcgaaggttgagtgacggatgccgggaacgccggtttgaggaactggagaggcagagagacattttctagaagatcgttaaagctaagaggaatcaatgagttttgtggagatgcagattgggttcatcaaagatgagaatcatatatatagggtttatagAAAGGTTACAAACCAAGAACATTTAAGATCaaacgatttaagatggggagatgaagagttcacaggtgcaaaaatagattacgaacagacacacaacgcaactctgtaactcaaacttgtctaagacaatgatgaaaagaaccctaattcatgttaaacgaagacagcttacaatatggaaaaactataattgttgtttttttcatataacgtgatgaaccttatttaaaaatgaaacttataatacacttgtaggcccggtccatagagaaaaccgaagaagcaaaggtttccgaccttcataaatacatattagtttcggtcatcaatgtacaaagtatcctttagtttagtggtataaatgttggtgtttatatctcaataacccgggtttgaACCACAGTCTtaacactttttcacactttttaaaagtgagatcCATCAAAATGCTATGGGTCTTGCCTCGCGAAAGAGAAAAGTGTACTATTATATTACAGATTAActaacttattatttttatatatggaataattaagaaaaaggttcaaatattatttttgggtttagtttagaCAATGATATCACATTGAAAACTATTTTGTTctatcctttttcttttttgaactgAAGTGTCGTTTCTTCTAACAGTTCAAAACCTAACCCTCCTCATAATTAGTCTTTACATTTCAAAATCTCACTTGCTTCTCCACATTCATCTGCTCTCATGGCTcattccatcttcttcttctctctcttcctctttctcttctccaacTCGCCGGCAGATGCAGATTCGTTTATCGGAGTAAACTACGGCTTACTCGCCGACAACCTCCCCTCACCGTCTGATGCAGCCAAGCTCATCCAGTCCAGCTCCATTCAAAAAGTGAGGCTATACGGCGCAGATCCCACCATCATCAAGTCCTTAGCCGGAACCGGCGTCGGAATCGTCATTGGAGTAGCCAACGGAGATCTCCCATCCCTCGCCTCCGATCTCAACGTCGCCTCTCAGTGGATCGGCACCAACGTCCTCCCTTTCTATCCCGCCTCCGACATCGTCCTCATCAATGTCGGCAACGAGGTCAGTTAATCTCACAACTTTCTCgagaaaacaagaaaactaaTCTCTTCCCATCTCATGCAGATTCTGTTGTCGAATGATCTGAACCTGGTAAGCCAGCTTCTTCCGGCGATGCAAAATGTCCAAATGGCCCTTGAGGCGGTTTCACTCGGCGGGAAAATCAAGGTGTCTACGGTTCATGCCATGACGGTGCTGGGCCAATCTGACCCGCCATCGGCTGGTTCGTTTGCTCCCGGTTATCAGGCCGGTTTAAAAGGCATCTTACAGTTTCTTAGCGAAACCGGGTCGCCTTTTGTCATCAACCCGTACCCGTTCTTTGCGTACCTGGGTGACCAGAGGCCTGAAACGCTGTCGTTTTGCCTCTTCCAGCCTAACCCTGGACGTGTCGACTCCAATACCGGAATCAAGTACATGAACATGTTTGATGCTCAGGTAAATTATTAAGTACAGTTAGCTCTCACGGGTCGGTTGAGTAGGGTCTGTAATAACCAAATTAGAGTCATTagaaaattgttaaaattattgttaacCTGATATAAAACAGGTTTATAACATGAGTTTGGAAtaaacactttcttaaacttgTCTTCAAACTGAAAAATAGCTAGGTATTTGGTTTTGAATTTGGTGGACTATTTTATATCTAATCATTACAATCCAGTTGAAACATCATGTATACAGTATTTCtaattatttaatcaaattGACAGCaaagcattttttttatgtaatttggtCTCAGTCTCATGGTAGGTTcatttgttataatttattGTTACACCGAGATCTACAATTCTTTAttgtaattatataatgatTATAAAACATGTGAAAGTTGGTAGCTGAACGTTGGGAATCCAAATACTATATGACATATATATTCGCAATAGATTTTGTAGCACAAGAACTTGGTCTCTATTTACTTTTCCACTTGCAATAAAATAATCTTATTGTAGTAAAATCGAAGAAGCATTTGTTTCTTGCCATGCACGTTATACTGGTCCATTTAACATGGGATTTGTTTAGGTTGATGCGGTGCACTCAGCTTTGAAATCGATGGGATTTGAGAACGTGGAAGTGGTGGTGGCAGAAACAGGCTGGCCAACGAGCGGTGATAGTAACGTGGTTGGTCCCAGTGTTGAGAACGCGCAGACTTACAATGGGAACCTAATCGCTCATTTAAGGTCTATGGTTGGGACTCCCTTAAGACCCGGCAAACCCATCGACACTTATATTTTCGCTCTCTTTGACGAGAACCTCAAGCCAGGTCCTTCCTTCGAGCGATCTTTTGGCCTTTTCAAGCCTGATCTTACCATGGCCTACGACATTGGTCTCACTAAAACTAGTAGTAGTGGTAGTCAGGTAATTAGATGATACCATGACCAATTATTGTTGATTTAGTCTCAAAGGTATTTAATTAACCATTTGTAATGGACCAGATCTTGTAACATATATACtggtttttaatataataaatgtttacccCAATGGATCAAACCAGGCATAATGCATGTTGTTGAAATTGTTCTTAGCTATTTATACTGAATGATGTTTGTGATGATAGTAGACGTCACAGTCTCCACCGTTGGGAAAATCAGCAACATCAGTGGGATGGTGTGTGCCAAAGGAGGATGCGACTGAGGAGCAATTGCAAGCAAGTCTAGATTGGGTTTGTGGACAGGGAATTGATTGTGGTCCGATAACGCCAGGAGGGGTGTGTTTTGAGCCTAACAATGTCATGTCTCATACAGCCTATGCTATGAACTTGTATTTCCAAAAATCTCCTGAAAACCCTACGGATTGCGATTTCTCTCAAACTGCAAGGATTACATCCAATAACCCTAGTAAGTTTTTCTCCTTATCTAtcccatcatcatcattattgTTGGGGATCACGAACTTCTAATTATTCCAATTTTCCTTGCAATTAATAGGGCAATCAATGGTTTTATTATACTAGTGTTAGTCTTTACACACTTTTTATTAATGATATAACAATCATATGTTTGCATTTGGTGGAAACAAATCTTAGTAAGAGGTCGTTACTGTATTCTAAACCATACTTGATACATTCATGAGTTCATTAGAAATCTAGATTCATGCTACATGTGATCTGCTggaagaaagaacaaaaagCCATAAGCCCAATTATCATAAATGTAGATCATGCCAAATTAAACCAAATATCAACTTTCATCAATGATAGGTGGATGAGCATATTGTCTAAGATGATATTGTATCTGTATTTTGCAATTATATATCTAGATTGGGTTCCTCCTATACTTGTGTTTAGGTAGATGTTAGATATAAATAAGGTACAGAACGGGTTGACATGATTTGTCTACCATTTTCTCCTATATTTGTTTGTATACATCAAGACTGTGACTTGCAGGTGTTACTCACCtccaatttttaaaacttacttttaacttaaatatatatttaaaagattataCAAAATGTCTCTTAGATTTTAGTCCTCACGCTAatacttttttctttattttgactTTCTTGATTTTAGGTTATAGCAATTGCGTTTACCCAAGAGCAGGATGGTCTGGAGATGAAAGCCTAGGAGGAGCGATGAATAAATATGTGACTTCAGACAAAGCAATAGAGACGAATGGATCAGAATGCTCCTCCTCTTTTCTGTCTTTGCCTCTCTTTATgatcatctttttctttgttcttccaCTTTCCCACCATATGAATTTCTTGTAGTTGCCTTTATTTATTAGTCTTAAAACCTAATTTTCTGCCCCTTTTCCATctaatcattttgtttttgtccATTAATCATCAgcctttttttatatataatcattCGCATTATCCTTGTAGTAGAACATGATACTTGATACCCATTAGTGTATCTTTTCAAAAGCAGATTCGAAAGGTGAAAAGCAGAGCGGTGGTTTTTTCAAAAGGAATATGTTCCTtccaattttcttttctatctcAAATACAATGGGTGTAAATGTTTTCAACGATTTATACATATGGATGCTTATGTATGCCTGTGTAATCTTCCAATACAATACAAAGTAAAGTAGACataggaagagagagagatgggttgGTTTGTtaaggaaagaagaggaggTGCTTGGAAGCGAGGATGGTTGGAAGAAACACTGTTCTCGTCTTCAGCGCCTCCTCTAACACTACTAACTCTCTTTGCCATCATATCTCTgctcctctttctctcttcctaCCCACGTTACAGGTGCGAGGTTGAGAAAACCGCAATGAATCTCAAGCTCTTTCTCATGTTCCTCCCAATTCTTTTTGTCTTTCTGCTGGTCTCTTTGCAGTTCGTCCATCGAATTCTCTTCAGATCCTCTTACTACGTCAGAGCAAACCAGGCTGCGTCCCTTTTTGGAGAAGGCCACTTTCCCTGGGGAGTCTTGCTTATGCTAgttcttttacttcttttggTTTCTAAACAATCTTACTTTCACTCCTTATGGTACCCGACCTTATGATCTTTCCATCTCGTTTCTTTATATTCCAGAAACATACTTTATAGATtgatatttgtttcttgtaatCCACATCCAACTCTACACATGTGTTATGTGCTAACCTATTTTGATATGCTGTTTCTTTTAGTAACAAATATGTCTGACAAGCTCGGATGGATACACAAATATTATACATGACATTTTTATCATTACGTATACGGCACAGCAAATGATTAATCATAAAAACTAGGGTCGTGTATTCAATTaagagttttaggtgatttgtgtcaaaatgacaaatccactgttattgaaacatg
It encodes the following:
- the LOC106321124 gene encoding uncharacterized protein LOC106321124; its protein translation is MGWFVKERRGGAWKRGWLEETLFSSSAPPLTLLTLFAIISLLLFLSSYPRYRCEVEKTAMNLKLFLMFLPILFVFLLVSLQFVHRILFRSSYYVRANQAASLFGEGHFPWGVLLMLVLLLLLVSKQSYFHSLWYPTL
- the LOC106321123 gene encoding glucan endo-1,3-beta-glucosidase 7 produces the protein MAHSIFFFSLFLFLFSNSPADADSFIGVNYGLLADNLPSPSDAAKLIQSSSIQKVRLYGADPTIIKSLAGTGVGIVIGVANGDLPSLASDLNVASQWIGTNVLPFYPASDIVLINVGNEILLSNDLNLVSQLLPAMQNVQMALEAVSLGGKIKVSTVHAMTVLGQSDPPSAGSFAPGYQAGLKGILQFLSETGSPFVINPYPFFAYLGDQRPETLSFCLFQPNPGRVDSNTGIKYMNMFDAQVDAVHSALKSMGFENVEVVVAETGWPTSGDSNVVGPSVENAQTYNGNLIAHLRSMVGTPLRPGKPIDTYIFALFDENLKPGPSFERSFGLFKPDLTMAYDIGLTKTSSSGSQTSQSPPLGKSATSVGWCVPKEDATEEQLQASLDWVCGQGIDCGPITPGGVCFEPNNVMSHTAYAMNLYFQKSPENPTDCDFSQTARITSNNPSYSNCVYPRAGWSGDESLGGAMNKYVTSDKAIETNGSECSSSFLSLPLFMIIFFFVLPLSHHMNFL